The Nyctibius grandis isolate bNycGra1 chromosome 20, bNycGra1.pri, whole genome shotgun sequence DNA window TGGTATTCTGATACATAGGAAATTTAATGCCCTGATTCATTAAGATTTATTAGGCAGGATATCAAGTCTAGGAAATGTGTCAAAAGTAGTAATTTAGCGTGGTTTAGTTACTGTATCATAAAAGGTTTACTTTAGAACACTAAGCTAATGATACAAAAATCtaaccagaaaatattttcctcagaTATCGTCCAAGGCTGTATGTCAAGAGCAGGCTGCATCTCAACTAAAACCCCCTGAAGAGATTTGCTAGGTTAGTTTACACGGTCCTTTCAAAGACCAAGTTAAGAGTTAACATCCATGTTCGGTATCTGGTCAGCTAAAGCTTACTGAGCCTCAGGGAAACGCACAGAGGAGCCACAGGATGACCCTCTTGGTGTGCCccatcccagcagctggtgTCACTGAAAGCTCCTTGGATGGGGCACACCAAGAGCGTGAAAGCTGCCACAAGCTCTGACACCTGTTTTGTTCTGTGGTGACAATATACCTTTCAAAAAGGTGACTTGCTTTGTAGCTTTTGTTAGCACCTTTTAAGGGTAACAGGATCACTGTGAGCCTtctaaaaatctaaaattttgtGAGATGTGAGCAACAGATATTTATATGGCTGGCATATCAATCTGTACTGTTAACAAGATCTTAATCCTATAGACTGACTGACTAGCCTATGTTAAACCTTGCaacaaaaaggtaaaagaaaattaaaggtgCAGGAAGGTATAATCTAACTTCCTTGGCTTGCAAACTACATTTTATCTACTCCCAGTAGAAGCAGAAAACATGCTACAGCAGTTACTTCAAATGTCTCAATCCTAATTTCAATACAAGGACATTCATTAACAAGCAAGCTCAGGAAAGTTGCTACCCATCAAAACTCTCTCCAAGGTGCATGGCTGGTGGTTCTCTTCAGCGTGAAGGTTTTGGTTCCCAGCATTACAAAGCTGTCTCCTCTACTCTAGAATGACAAGCTTTGTGTGCAGGTACATTATGTAAGGGCACAGCTGACAAGTGCCTCCCACTTCAGTGACACTCCCAGCAGGTCCGATCAGACACAAATTAAGACACACAACAGTTTAAATACTGTTCAATCTCGCTGCTGTGTGCAAGCCTTGTCAAGTGTGCCTTACCTATATAAATCCCTTTGTGAAGATTTGCCTCTTTCCCAATACCTACCTACAGCAGCAACTGTAATCAcaattttgaaaagtaattaaaactAAAAGTAATTAAACTAAGTCTTTACCTAGCTACACCACTACAACTCATCGTGCCTCGTTTTGTCACACCAGTATTCAAGTCTGCAATCCTGGACTGACAGACGACATGCCAAGCAGCTCACTTGCTTTTAGGCAGCATAATCTAAGTATTATCCAGGTTAAGAGATTTATAAACCAAATGTTCTACTGTCGTGCCTGACAGGCATGGATTCATGAACTGAAGAATAAAACTCCTGACAGGACTTTATGTAGTTATAATCCCTATCCTGTGCATTaatatggaagaaagaaaagagaaaaaaaaaacattaaaccCCCACATTTATCAATAAAGGAATCTAAAAATAGAGTTAACTTTTCTAGAGTCCTAATTCTTGAGTGGTCTGTGGAAAATTCAGTGCTGAAGTCTAacctacttttatttttctctcagccTCCAAAGAGATCAATTTCACATGTCAGTTATTACTTACACTTTAAATGTTTCccaatgacatttttaaaaaaatgtttaagattAACTAAACTGTAGCTTTCTCCCCTTTATTAAAAGGATCTTTACTGTTCCAAATAGTCTTCAAGCTAAAACCCCTGCACTGGATGCCAGGAGACCTAGGTTTGATTCCCAGCTCAGATACAGTTTTGCTAAGTGACCTAGACCAAGTAAATTCTCCTGCATCTTAAttcccctcttctctgcaaCATCAATAATACTCTCTTCCCTCATCATCTTGACTTTTCCACTTAAGATCCTGAGGCACTCAAAACACCCAAGAGAAGGGCTCTTCAGTTGAAGCTTCAGCCTTTTTCTTGCATGTCTAGTACACACCATGAGGCAGTATGGCAGAAACTCACATCCAGACTTTCAAACACTGCacataaaaattaagtttctaaTCCTCTATCGAAGTGCACAAATGCCTACATTACTTCAGCAACTCCTTTGCAAGAGAGGCTTTCCACTCCTAAGACTAACCTTATATCCAGAGTTTCCAAGCCTGTCTGTTAGGGATCAACGTCCAAGCAGAATTCATTCATGAACTGCAGCTAGAATTGATGGCAAGGCCACCACACTTGCAAATACACCTAATCCAACCATATTTAAATGACAGAACTGCAGAAGTACTAGAATATGCTAGTATTGTATATGCAAGTATAATATATTTCCTCCTTGTATCCATTTGAGCTTGGCTGGGAAGTGCAACGACTAACACAGGCTGGATGCCTGCTAGTGTTACTACAGCTAGAAATAGGGGATACATTCgttatttaatttcttacaaACTGTGAGAATCATTCAAAAAGTCACAGCACGTTTCAGTTCTATCTCAGTAGTGGTAAGCGAGCACGCAGGTGCTCAGCATTCTCCAACAGCAGTCAGCTATTAACACTCTCCTTTACACAATGATCCGCCACCAAAATGTGTGTGCTCAGACCAGAAGTGATGACACGTGTCAGACTGTGCTCCGAGCTCCTCTTGTCCCAAAGGGCAAGACAACGGGCCAGGGCAAAGACAAGAAGCATGCAAAACACAGTGTCCCTGTTAGTCAAATAAAGTCGGTATGTTCCATTTCACCTTTATGGTGACTATGACTATTCGAGAACACTGACCCACTATCTCCTTCTGCAAGGTGTAATGGAACCTGACAAGCAGAACACTGCAACCTGCTTTGCTCCCGCCTTTATATGTTACATTTCAATTTTGCTAGAGTGTTAACATTCTCCCTAAGTCAACAGTCTTCTGGAATAAAACCTTTCATCTGACATATCTGGTATCTAATCAGACAGCACATATGTATAAAACTACTACGCAACAAAAAACAATTGTGTTAACACAAATCTCTGttctaatttctttcttaaacaaTCACATCTTCTTAAGACACAGTTCTTCGGTGAAGTATACACTGAGGAATTTTAAGTTTCCTCATCTTACATTTCTTTAACTTAACAGGACACTTTTCTCCTCCCGCATCTCGTTTCCGCACTTCAATCCCCCCTTCACACCCcaccttccctttctcccctccaGCCTGAGCACACCAGGTTCTCCCAGCCCCTTCTGCGCTTCACCCTGCCCTACCCAGCTGGGTGACCCTCCACCAAAGTATCTCCTGTTCATCAATGCCACTGCTGTACCATGGAGCCCCACACCAGGCACAGCACGTGACATGCAGCTTCACGAGCACTGAACAGAACAGTCACCTCCCCTGACGTGCTGGCTGCAGCCTTGCAACAGCTTTTGGAAACGACACGGTTTCCACAGTGTATTTCCTGGAAGCTGCGAACAAGAGCTGCCAACTCTATTTACTTCTTCACATGGATACACACTAATCCAACGCTGAAAGAGTTGCTAGAATTGGCAACATCATCTGCAGAGCCAGGAAACCGGGCACCTCCAAAAGCTTTCCAGAGACGCTTGAATAATTGCAAGATATGAGGAGTGGGAGAGTGAAATCTGTTCCTAACAGGACAGAGAAGTCAGTTAACTTTTCCTATTAATACTGAAGAACAAACTAAACTGCTTATAAAGTCCCCTGAAGTTTAACtaagagaaagaatgaaacacatttcatttttacttctaCAGCTTCGCTAAAATCGGACATGTGCTATTTTGTTGCAGAGATGGCAGAGCCAATTCAGCAGCTGACTAGGAATAACAACCCCCAGGAGAGACAGACCATCCCCTTTACCCTGATCCAGCGCAAGGAAAAGGTACCGTTCCCCTTCCCGGCTGGGGGGttaacactgttttcagtaTTCACACCTAGCTtccaaaaatatgtttctttataaaactattttaagcATTTAGTATTTTTAACATCATAAGTGCAAAGGTATATTTTTAACATCTCACCGTTTTCACatgtgtgaattttttttttttgtaaggcaGAAACTAGCAGGAAGGACAGAAGATGGCCAGGAATTACAGTCTTTGTGacattttataattaatttaacAAAAACCCCTCCTATTTTGACATTAGAAACAAATTGCCTATTCATTTAAATCAATGCATTTGCTTCTTTACACAATCATGTTAATAAAACCTTAGCAAAGAGTATTCAAAAGAGATTAATACCTGAATGTAAAACCAAACACGCACTTTTGTATCATGGGTCATTATCAAAGCACCAATTTGCAAATTCATCTTATCAAAACTCTCTTATTCTCTAATGAAAAATCGAAATTGATGTCCAGCAAATTGTTTACAGCTCAGGAAACAGGCAAACAAGTGTCTAGCCTGAAATACATGACAAACCAAGAAAATCTTTACTAACCATGTATGAAGAATTCTtgtcacatttcttttaaatagatcTATGTAATTCAGATTTATAAATATCACAATTTGATTGTGTTTCATCTAAACAGTTTGGGACTCCTGACTCTTTACGTTGTAATTAAATGCTTGAAAGCAATTTCTCAGTACTACTGTAATAACTGCAGATAAAAATAAGGTTATTCAGTGTTAATTGCAACTAAATATTTTACACTGCAAGTCCCAAACATGACAGTTCCTTATTTTAAAGGACTACCTAGTAGTCTGTTGAAGTAAATTCTGGTCCAAGATCAGCAGCATATCCCTTCTTGATTTATATGAGGAAGGATTGAAATTCAGATGCTTCTTTCAGGATCATTTCACTGACAGTTGAAAAAAGATGCAATTATTCTTGTACTCAATACACTGCATTGGTTTTGGGTATCTACTTATTACTTACCAGCTTGGGCCTTGAAACAACGTGCGTGTGAACCAATATTAAATAGTACTTATTAATAGTACTTAAAATCATTCCTTATGCTTGCCATTCTCCCGTCACACACCTAGAGAAGGTGACTTCTTTATGCTATAAGTAAAGCACTGAAATATTGTTTGACTTTTGTTTACTTGGGTTTTTCAGGTGATTAACTTAAAATCCAAAATTATTATCTTACTGTTTTTGCAGCTTGGAGATCTGCTTTATGAAAAACGTCAGTATGGAAAAGCCAAGTGGGCttgtataaaaatgaaaggaaaacagtacGAACAGAGCATATGCCTTGGATTCATGAAGCTCATGAGGTACATCTGTGAGCAGAATTCCTCAGGTAATTGCTATAACAATTCTACATTAGGTAAAACACTATATTTATGCACTAGCTCCTCCTAATTGGGAGGATACTTTTATTAGCTTTGTCCAAAGACTCTGCCCTGTCTATAAGGACATTTGCTTATAGAGCACTTAAACCAAagtgctgctcctctgcagacATGCTAGATGAGAACATCTGCAGGAAGCCAGCACTGGTTCCAAGGGCAACGTGACCACTACAACTGTCTGGGAATCGACACTGGCTATTTTTGTAGGCTGTCAGCTATAAATTAGGCTTTTGCTACAGAATTTTAGCCATTGAGTTTTCACAGAAGTACTGAAATCACCTATTCTAAGTACCTATTCAGAATGTAATGCCAAAAGAGACCATGATGTTTTGCCTCCTTCGTTTTAGCTCGTGATACTCAACTTGTGCATGTTTGAACGGACATCAAAAATCTGTGTGGTTGAAGCACATTTTCCAGAAAGATAACCCAGTTTTAACTCAAGTCCTTTAAAAGAATGGCAAGTTCACCATGTCCTAGATAGCTTGTGCCTGCATGAAAAACGTGCTCCTACTTTCCAATCCAATTTAATCTAGTTTAAACGTCCAGCCAtcagttctcatttttttcattctccagTTGATTAAAAGCATTGCACTGCCCAGTGTTTTGTTCTGTAATAGTACATGTGTTGTAATCAAGTCAATCCTTAATTCTCTTTCCAAGAAACTAAAAACATTGATCCTGAAAGCTTTTCCTTAATCAGGTATTTTCCCCACTCTCCCCATTCTTTTAACACTTTAACATggtttaaaagtaattttggcTCCAGAACagtgcagttttgttttcaaactgtgTACAGAAGCAAAGTTCCCACTCCTAGTCATCACTGCTACCTGCACAGTCAAAATCACAACCTTTTCCTACAGCACTGCAAAAATATAGCAACATGTTTGATAACAGCAGATCCTGAATGAATTCACAATGCAGCCCCCTTATCTTGCCTACATTCTTTGCCCTCAAATACTTAACACATAACACAAGGTCAGTTTACAAGATAAACAACAGGAAAGAAGTTAAGTCAAACTCCTTGCCCTACATGAAGGTAGGAGAGCTCACCAAATACCACATTttagagacacacacacatattttcaCATGTGGGTTTTAGATACaggtatatacacacacaaactaCAAGGCATaacaaaatgctgcttctgtttggAATACACAATCCCCTTTTCTAAAACACCCTATTGAATTCCTTTTAGTAATGAAACTCTTGCTGCTCTGTGGTACTCACTTTATATTATTCAGTATGAGTTCAGAAGTCAAGCACTCTATGTAGACctccttttatattttctaaaagtCCCGTGTGTCTCCTCAGGACTGTACTTGGGGATAACAATACCCATTGTGACCATAGTCCACACAAACGAATCTCAATCGGAGATGACACAGTCCGTGACCGTAGCGTACTACCTGCCCGACGTGCTGCAGGACGAGCCACCTCATCCTTTTGACTCCGACATCATCATTGAGGAATGGCCTTCTACCATTGTCTATAGTAggtaagaaacattttaattttgttctagtaaaaaacataaaaagatgCAATTTTCAATTTCGGCATGTTACATCTTTTAAATCAAGTTCTAAAAGCTAACAAAGAGTAGAACTTGATTTTTAGTAATTGTTGAAAGCTGCCTGCTTTATGAGACTGGGATACTCAGGAAATAATGGTTACCAACCTACTTGGGAAAATGATGTGAGATACAATAGCATCTCAAAACACAGACTACTCTGTGTAGCTGCAAACAAAGCATCCAACATATTACTgcaaatgttaagaaaaaacTGTTATGTGTTTGAGATCAGAGTCAGGTAGTATCATCTATGAGACGTGACTAAATAATTTAGCAGGAGGTATTTCTaggctgtggaaaaaatgtggattttaaaaAGAGCTTGATATGAAGTTGATTGTTACAGGAGCTTCAGAGGAATCACCAACGAAGACTCTATAATGAGAGAAATAAGCCTGCTGGCGGAAATCCTGGAGAGTCCCGAGTTATGTTTGCAGGATACATTCATCATCGCAGGCTACACAAACCCAGCTGCTGCCAACCGACACAACGAGATCTGGTTCCTCCAGAGACCATAGCCTCCATGTCTGACGCCTGTCTGTCACAAGAATCAGTTCTGATTTCCTGGTAGAATCTTACAGGTGAATCACGCCAGACTAGATGTCAACCCCTCAAAGATTTTAGAAATGTCCCTTTTAGCCAGTTTGGCAAGGCAATCACTCAACTTAACAATCAAACAGAGCTAACACCAGAAACATACAGTTTCCTATGTCAACTTTTACCGTTTTTACACTATTTTTACGGAGATTTTTAGCACTTTAAAAGTCAGTTCACCTTATCTTTTTTTGCAAGATAAGGGAGACCTCCCTCCTCATCCACTTCGTGGCATCTCTAGACTGCTTGTGGCTGGGGACAGTCCTAGGGGAGAccctgcagcctctgcctggCCTGCTCTGGGTACCTCTTTGCTGCACAAGCGACACAAAGACCCTGTTGGGGCTTTCAGTGGGACACACGTTAAATCCACCTCACACACGCAGGCTATGCTTCAGAAACACAACGTTCAGGTCTTAATTTCTGAAGAGAACCACCAGATTTAGACCACTGGGATTAAACCAAGGAGTAAGACTAGGCCAACGCTGACTGCTTTTAATGTCATCATCTGTGGAGCAGAGGCTCTTAATGCTTACCTCAAAAAGCATTCAACCAAAGGACTTTTGACCTTGAGAAGAGACTAAGGCGGCAGAACAGTCCTAATGCTCATTAAAGTTTTGATAGCGAAAGTTACAGGTTACCTTAATTACACACTCATAGTAACCCCATGACTATATTTGGCATTCCTAAACAGAAAGTGGTTATTCTTAGCTCTTCAATTTTCTGAACACTTTCATCTTATAACTTTGCTGAATGTTAAAACACTGATGAAGTAATTTGTTCAGTACATTTTACACTCTTCTGGCAGTACCACGTTATTAAAGTTATAAATGACACAAATATTCCACagagtcagagaaaaaaatttcagctAGAAGTGACCTCTGCCATCACCCAGTCCAGCCCACGGCTGAACGAAGGGCCAGCGTTGCTGGCAcagcaggctgctcagggccacACACGGCTGGATTTTGAGCACCTCCAGGGATGAGGAGCTCATAACCCCCCTGGGccctgttccagtatttgaccaccctcactgtgagaatttttcttcctaatatctaattttcCCTGTTGCAGCTTGTTTCTTTTACCCTTATCCATGTGATAATTGTTGAAGCAGACAACTGCTAGTCTAGCACGCTGTGATTGAAAGACAAGCTCACATAGTTCTACATCCACCAGAAAATCTGAAAGCAGCACTCATGCTTCGCTGTGTACTACAGTTAAAGAGCACCTACTGCACTTTAGAATTGGGGTAGTAAACAGTTTTGCTCTCAAAAAGCCCTTAATGTCTCCCCTTACAGATAAGATAATCGAATTTAATCTTAAGAGAAGTAAAtgtctttttatataaaatttcatGAAGCATTATTTATTGATTACAGGATTTAGGCTTTAAACAGAGCTTTTGTGTTACTCAGTTACaacacacaaagcagcagccagagccagTGTCTGCTGGCTTACAGTAGAGCTAATTGGCAAACAAAATGGATTTATGTAGTACTTCTGACTGAATAAACATACAGGTCTCAAGGACTTCAAGCCTCCTGGTTCCACAAGGCTCTCTGCACAAAACTGACTTTACACTTAACCTAAAGCCTCTTGCTGAGCAGCAGGATCAGAGAGGACAGGCTGGCCCTGGCTGATGGTGCTTAAGTGTGACCAAGGTGCTCTCTGGTGGTTGCCCACAGAGATTACTGGGGGAGACagcaaggggaaggggaaaaaaaagaaaaaaataaaattaaaaaaaagagagagagagagaaaagcctTAGTTTTAATGCAAGCAAACTGATAGTctttgggggcagggggaaaaaaagaaaaaccaacaaaaaaaagcaatcctcactttctttttctgtctgataTCCCCAGCTGTTCAGATATCCTGCACTAGACCAGCACAGACATTTGTATTGATGCAAATTAATTGGATGTTAAACTGATTGGGGGGTGGAATCTCAAAAAACACTGTGGGTTTGGAGTCTGTCTTATTCTAACCAGAAAGCCCTCAAATCTGGTTTGCCAGGTGACAGCACAAATACTTGTGCCAGTTGTGGCCACAACTGGGAACCACTCGGTATGATGTGCCAATTTAAATGCACCTCAAAGTATTTCTTACTCAACAGAACAAGACGATGAAGGTACCTGTCATGTCTTTTATTCCTCTCAATTTGTTCAAGATACAGGATCATcgccagggaaaaaaattcagacctTCTTTTCAATATGTTGAATTGTTTCCTGTtggattttcatttattttgctctttagttatttttagcatttcCTCAGATTGTTGGAAATGCCAGCCAGTATTAAAGTGAAAGCTAAcaaattaatggaaaacaataaaaagtttttaaaaactgagctGAGTAGAAGAGCACCCAGGGAGGCATTATATAACAGGCTTTGTTTTGCCCTCACCTCCCCAAGACTTTTATAAGAGTAAATATAAACAATCTTCACCTTTGACAAGATTTTATGGCAAATTAAAGAAGTTTCTGCAATTTGATTGCTTTTGCCagttataaaaattattttaatgctttggCACAGCAAATGTCAGACAGCTATTGGAAGCAGTTAAACCCTCTCACCACAAAGCACCGGTTTGTACATACTTTACACTCTAAATGTCTATTGCAAGAAGCATTGTCTGTATCTTATGTCTGTTTCCATAGGCAAACTTCACTTTACTTCTGTGATTCAGCTACTTGTGGGTACGTTATAGAAACATTCTTGTTACAGCAACATAAAAATCAGGTGATTATCTGAATGTACTGATATCCTTAACTGCAGCAAAGTGTTCAGTGTTGTTTTATGTAAAGCTGTGAATTCCAAAATAGTGTTTATTTTGACTTATGTTAGAtggcttctgctgctgagaAAGAACCAATTAATCTCGAGTTTGAAGATACACTTTATGGCTGTGGAACATTGTTCCAACTTCTGTCAACGGCTCTCACAAGCACAGGCACGAGGAACTGAGTTTTTTCACTGATTAAAGTGAAAAagtgaaagtaaataaaatttactttatAGGTCCACCAGTGAATGCCAAGGTAATGTTACTATTACTCAAATAATCATTTTAGAAAGTTTGAAAACATCACATCAAGCGTGATTACATAACTCCTATTATCAGGATAGGTATTTTATTATCCATCTGTGGCTCTACTTTGTAAGCTATTAATTaatggattttcatttttaatttgaagttaTTAGATTTCCACTATTCAAAGGAGATAACAAAACAGAATTCACCCATATTTTTGGAAGATTAAATGATGTAGCCTTAACAGATAAATGTTGCCCTACATATTGTGTGTTTTTCGAACAAGTATTAGTGCCTGAAAAGTTTATTCCAGCTATTGTGATACTCAGGGCCTTGCTTATTGTATGTATACACCgataaacataatttttctgGCATTGTTGCGTTGTGCTGTTTTACACTGTCCTTTGTTTCCACTGAAATGTCACCTTGTGTGCTGTTACTGTTTGTCAAAATTAAAGATAATGATTTTATTGTGCAGAGTACACCTGGCTTTCATGTTTGTAAAAGACATTAAAGTCcttttgctgtctttgcttTGAATGGGAACAGCACAAGTCACAAGTTACTATTCTCATTTTACAAGAGCCATTTAAGTCCCAAAATTTTACATGGTCGCTCAAGACCCAAAAAccttaaataacttttaaaaaagacataCATTCCTTTAAATAAACACATACATTTGGAGCTATgtgtctgtgctgcagctggcaggTCTGCTAGCAAACTCTCTCCTCCTCACTGCAGAAGCCACCTGCAACCCCATTTTCATCAAGTGCCTCCCACAATTCCCACTGCAGCACAGACTGGGGCAGGACTGGTTTCAGAATcaaactgcagagaagcagTTCTTAACCAAGGGTGACGTACGTATTGGAGTTTTCTCCTAAATGCTGATGCCATTCAGAACACACTTCACCACTGATTCTTTTGGCAGGGGACAAGAATAATGCAACACGTGCTTGTTGCTTCTGTGGCTGTGCTCACATATCTGTCCTGAGCTCAAACTGCTCAGAAGCCAGAACACAGGAGCAGGGTAAAAACAGTGTCATTTAACTGCAGGGCACGGCCGAGGTCCATCGCTGCGCTGCAGAAAactgcacaaacacagaaacTCCCCTGCAGAAACCGAGCTACAGGAGCCACTTCTGAAACTGCTGAGGTCTCCAAGACTAAGGCTTGGCTTGCCCATGAACGCTGGCAAAGGCTGGGGCACTGTCATTTCGTGCCCTCTGTGTTGTTACAGCAGGTACAAGTCTTATTTTCTAAGTAAAGCAGCAGCGATACAAATGCAAATACCAgatcaaagaaaggaaatggaaacCAGCGAAGCCACAGAGACAATTTAGTCAATTCCTCAATTACACAAGATTAGCCAAACCTACGTGCTTACTTCAGCTCAAAACTCAAGTAAAACACGTCAGATTAAATCCCTGCACTCAGAAGAATATTCAGAGGCACCTGGAGTGACGCAAAACTGTCTTTAAAGTTCTTGCCAGCTTATCAGTGGAACTTCCTCCTATAAATACACTCCCAGGTTACTGGTTTGAAAACAGCTGATCTAATTCAATCTATAAAATTAATGAACCAGTTTGCCTTCCAATGGTCTTCACATACACTACACCAAAATCATTAAACTTTAACCAAAAACATACTCCAAGGCCAACAGTCTGATACTAACttaatcctgatttttttttacgtCTCTTAccaaaaaaagcacacacatgTTGAACTTTTCAGAGTGGTATCTCATGCAATACCATTTGCCTACTAGTACCTCACTGAGAGGACACAAACCATTAAGTCATCATTGACTGGGC harbors:
- the LOC137672419 gene encoding heme-binding protein 2-like, translating into METGGCRMGGAEPGAPAMITLEDLDGMAEESPDSAYHSNGSSVEEEAERMEDEEQERLLSYWQSVGRGHQVDVPREMAEPIQQLTRNNNPQERQTIPFTLIQRKEKLGDLLYEKRQYGKAKWACIKMKGKQYEQSICLGFMKLMRYICEQNSSGLYLGITIPIVTIVHTNESQSEMTQSVTVAYYLPDVLQDEPPHPFDSDIIIEEWPSTIVYSRSFRGITNEDSIMREISLLAEILESPELCLQDTFIIAGYTNPAAANRHNEIWFLQRP